CACTGGAAGATTTTCTTCTGCTGAATCGGGCGCGGGGAATAACGCTTGCCACGCCAGCGCCGGCGTCTGTGATTTGTATGGAAAGCCTTAGACGCAGGCGTGGCGAAGATTAATATTTGCGATAGCGGTAAAAGCGCGCGTTGATGTCGCGCTGGCGTTTACGCGCGGCGCGGCGATCAATCCAACCGGCGAGCAGTAAAAACAGAAGCCCGAAGATTGCCAGCGCAATCCCTTCGATAATCACCAGGTCATTCATTTGCGAGCCTCCTTCTGCATTTGCAGCAGCGAATTGATGGTGTCGGATAGGAACTTGATCAGTTCGTCAGCCTGCGAGTTGGTGAGTTCTTTGCGTGAAGTGACGTGGAAACCTTTCAGGACCTCGCGCAGCTCCTTTTCGGTGCAACCGAGTTCAAGCGCCTTGTTCCAGAGTTTGAGAATGGTTAGCTGTTTGTCGCGCGAACAATTCCAGTTGCTGCAGATTTCGACGACGTTATCAATGAGCGGTGGTTGTTCGGGCGGCTCCGGATTGCGGATTTCAGGGCAGGCTTTAGCCTCCTGCGAATTGCGGATTGCATTAAATTCGGCGGTCGCTTTTTTACGCTCATCGATTTCTGCGCTCAAAGCGTCATCTTTTTTGTAAAACTTCTCGCCGTAAAAGCCTTCGCCACAGGCTGCGAATTTAGCAGCGCGGGCAAAGTGAAAAATCGCTTTAGCGGCTTGTTTGATCTGCGGGTGCTCGGCTCTCGCATGGGTTTCCCCGGCTTTCTGAATAATGTCTTCAAGTGTCATTTGGTTTGTCCTTCCGTAAAAAAGTTACTTGCCTGCCGCCGCTTCCTTGGTGAGTTGAACCTGGCGAACGCATTCAATGGTTGCTGCCTGAAGGTTTTTAAGCTTTTTCTCTTCGGCAAATTTCTCCAGAAACTCACGCTGGGAATCAGGCGGATAAAAAACGATAGGTTTCGGGTTGTATTTCTCTCTTTTCCTCATGTCAATAATTTATCATATGCTTATTTATGTGTAAATATACATAAATCTACATTAGTTGACATCTGCGGTGAATTGTTCTCTAATTCGTTTGAATTTTCGCGGGGGTGACAAACCAAAATGAGTACAGAAAAAGACTATCTAACTATCCGTCTCTTAAAGACGACGATTAAACGACTCAACGACAACGCGGCACATTTTAAGCGGCGTTCGGGGCGCGAGATTGCCAGCGAAATCATCGAACAATATCTGCCGCTCTGGGAGCGTCTGGAACAAGAGAAAACACAGGAAGCTGAAAAACGACAAAACGAACTGCTTGAATATATGTACACGCGCGGGCAAGCCTCAGCCAAAGATGTTGAAAAGGTGAAGGCCGATGTACAATCCCGAAAATCGAAGAAGCGATAGATTCTTAGTCGAACGGTTTTGCCAGTGGGTTCCGGATTGGAATCGAAAGCAATTATCCCTCGATGCCCTGGGGAATCTCTGCGATGAATGCGGCATCACGCTTGAAGAACTGGAACTGGATGCAGATGGTCTCGCACTCTGGGAAGACGCTGAACCTTATATCTACATCAACTCACAATTAAAATATTCCGAACGGGTCATCACCGGGTTTCATGAACTGACGCACATCCTTTATCACACACCGCGCCCGGAGATTTTCAGAAGACAAAGTAATTGTTGCTGGAATTTTTCCAAGCAGGATCGGCAGGCTGAAATTGTTGGCTTAGTGGCGTGGATGCCGGAAGCTGCGACCAGAGGGCTATCCGTCGAATCGCTGATGCTTAAATTCGATGTGCGGCGAGAAAGCGCCGAGTTTCGCGCCAGTTTGAATTTATGGCAATAAATCGGGTGAGCATAATCTTAAATCAATCCTAAAAGCTATGTGACCGGTATGTGACCGTAGTAGATGATATTTGATTGATTTGGTTAGTTATCAAATTACCTTGATGCTTTGCGGCTCGAATAAAAAATGTAATAGATAACAATAGATATAAAAGAAGGTTGATGGCCCCTCAGGGATTTGAACCCCGGACCAAAGGATTATGAGTCCTCTGCTCTAACCGCTGAGCTAAGGGGCCATATTGAAGATGTTCAATCAACATTGGCGATGGGCTTTATAGTATCAAAAATCTCTCGCGGCGAAATGTGAGATTATACTGACCGCTTCATTTGCAGACAAGTTAAACGGCGACACCTCACATCACTTGATTGGCTGCAATGTCTCAGGGCAGTAGCGCGGTCGAAGACCGCTTGTTCAACCATTTAAAAAGTAGAATCCGCCGAAAAAAATTGTCACGTGCGAATGTTGTAATAACGAATTTTACTATTCAATGTCGTCGTATTTAATCCCAATAATTTCGCAGCGCGCGATTGATGCCCGTTGGTGATTTCGAGCGCCCGGCGAATCAAATCAATTTGAAAGCGATTCACTTCATCATAAAACGAAATGCCATTCGACAAATCAATTTGCGTTGCATTGCTCTGACCATCCGATTTGGCGGCGGCAAGTTGTGGATTGACGACCTCTTCGCGTAAATCATCTTTGGTGATGGATTGATTGCGCGCCACGATGACGGCACGTTCAATGACATTCTCCAGTTCGCGCACATTGCCTTGCCAGCGATAAGCTTCAAGCAGCGAAAGCACTTCGGGGCTGAGTTGCTCGGTAATCTGCTTGCCATTTTCCGCCGCGTATTTGCGTACAAAATGTTGCGCCAGCGGCAGAATATCTTCCTTGCGTTCCCTGAGCGGCGGCAAATTGATTGAAATCACATTCAAGCGATAGTACAAATCTTCGCGAAACAATCCTTCGGCAACCGCCTGTTTCAAATCGACATTCGTAGCCGCGACAATGCGCACATCAACCTGTTTGCGCGTGGTGTCGCCAAGCGGTGTGAATTCGCGTTCTTGAATGACGCGCAAAAGTTTGGATTGCGTTTCCATCGAAATGGTGCCGATTTCATCAAGAAAAATCGTGCCGCCATCAGCCACTTCAAAATAACCTTTTTTAGCGGCAACCGCGCCGGTAAACGCGCCGCGCACGTGACCGAAAAGTTCCGACTCTAAAAGTTCGGTCGGCAAATTCGCTGAATTTACGGTGACGAAAGGTTTGTCGGCACGGATACTTTGATTGTGAATGGCGCGGGCAATCAATTCTTTGCCGGTTCCCGACTCACCGGTCACCAGTACGGTGGTGCGCGCCGGGGCGACCTGTTCGACGAAGGCAAGAATTTCCAACATCTTTTCGCTTCG
This DNA window, taken from Acidobacteriota bacterium, encodes the following:
- a CDS encoding ImmA/IrrE family metallo-endopeptidase, whose translation is MYNPENRRSDRFLVERFCQWVPDWNRKQLSLDALGNLCDECGITLEELELDADGLALWEDAEPYIYINSQLKYSERVITGFHELTHILYHTPRPEIFRRQSNCCWNFSKQDRQAEIVGLVAWMPEAATRGLSVESLMLKFDVRRESAEFRASLNLWQ
- a CDS encoding sigma-54 dependent transcriptional regulator, whose translation is MAKKGSILIVDDEEVMRDVLESLLIDEGFQVAVARTGEEGLDKFQQQFFDVVLLDVSMPGIGGLRTLEELLKIDRDVVVIMITAYATFDTAISAWQRGAFNCVRKPFDNREILGIIGAGVRRRRKDEEHRALKQTLKRSSAGKEIVARSEKMLEILAFVEQVAPARTTVLVTGESGTGKELIARAIHNQSIRADKPFVTVNSANLPTELLESELFGHVRGAFTGAVAAKKGYFEVADGGTIFLDEIGTISMETQSKLLRVIQEREFTPLGDTTRKQVDVRIVAATNVDLKQAVAEGLFREDLYYRLNVISINLPPLRERKEDILPLAQHFVRKYAAENGKQITEQLSPEVLSLLEAYRWQGNVRELENVIERAVIVARNQSITKDDLREEVVNPQLAAAKSDGQSNATQIDLSNGISFYDEVNRFQIDLIRRALEITNGHQSRAAKLLGLNTTTLNSKIRYYNIRT